In Chloroflexota bacterium, the genomic window ACTCCTCCCTCGCCTCGGCCATCATCTTGGTGTATTCGGTGATTTCGCCGCCGGCTAAACCGCGAAAAGAGGCCATAATATCCTTGCCCAGATGTCGTGCCCGTATGGTGCTGCCCCGCACCAGACCGATGGTCTTGGTTATCTTTTTACCCTCAATTTCCGCTGAGGTAGTGATAATCATCGCTCAACCTCCTTG contains:
- a CDS encoding YbjQ family protein, producing the protein MIITTSAEIEGKKITKTIGLVRGSTIRARHLGKDIMASFRGLAGGEITEYTKMMAEAREESIKRLIEDAEKQGANAIVSMRFATSMVMQNAAEVLAYGTGVVVQ